The following proteins are co-located in the Solanum pennellii chromosome 1, SPENNV200 genome:
- the LOC107006728 gene encoding protein CYPRO4: MGASHSREGLELSDESDYEDEEGSSRTESEEQYEDAADDHASMRTPQVSNKTLDELDSKLKALKLKYGSPVTPTNIRNAVKLYLHVGGNTPKAKWIISQKLTNYEFVKTLKIGADDEDDYESSSGGDEGFWVLKVGKKIKVRVSTDMQLKMFGDQRRVDFVDNGVWALKFSVDDEYRNFITKFQDCLFENVYGMEATEANKVKIYGKEFIGWLKPEESDDAMWEDADSGVWKGSGKSPMTPVRDRQDLLEEFEEAATGGGIQSLALGALDNSFLVNDSGVQVVKNFSHGIHGKGVYVKFDEKDRWSGGSKPKKALLMRGETNMMLMSPFKEGKPRSTGLHQLDIETGKVVTEWKFEKDGTDITMKDITNDTKGSQLDPSESTFLGLDDNRLCQWDMRDKKGIVQTLANTSSPVLNWTQGHQFSRGTNFQCFATTGDGSIVVGSLDGKIRLYSKTSMRQAKTAFPGLGSPITHVDVTYDGKWILGTTDTYLILICTLFTDKDGKTKTGFTGRMGNKIPAPRLLKLTPVDAHIAGANNKFHGGHFSWVTESGKQERHLVAAVGKFSVIWNFQQVKDSAHRCYQNQQGLKSCYCYKIVPKDESIIESRFMHDKYAVSDSPEAPLVVATPMKVTSISMSGKKR, from the exons ATGGGAGCTTCTCACAGTCGCGAAGGTCTAGAACTTTCCGATGAATCGGATTACGAGGACGAAGAGGGAAGTAGCAGAACAGAAAGTGAAGAACAGTATGAAGACGCCGCTGACGATCATGCTTCGATGAGGACTCCACAGGTGAGTAACAAAACCCTTGATGAATTGGATTCCAAACTGAAAGCGCTAAAACTTAAGTACGGTTCCCCGGTGACGCCGACGAATATAAGAAATGCCGTTAAGTTGTACTTGCATGTTGGCGGTAATACGCCGAAAGCGAAATGGATAATCTCGCAGAAGCTGACTAACTATGAATTTGTTAAAACACTGAAAATTGGAGCTGATGATGAAGACGATTACGAATCGTCAAGTGGAGGAGATGAGGGCTTTTGGGTTTTGAAGGTGGGGAAGAAGATTAAGGTTAGGGTTTCGACTGATATGCAGTTGAAGATGTTTGGAGATCAGAGGAGGGTTGATTTTGTGGATAACGGAGTGTGGGCTTTGAAGTTTTCTGTGGATGACGAGTATAGGAATTTCATTACCAAGTTCCAGGACTGCCTATTTGAGAATGTGTATGGAATGGAGGCTACGGAGGCTAACAAAGTGAAGATTTATGGGAAGGAGTTTATTGGGTGGTTAAAACCTGAGGAATCAGATGATGCAATGTGGGAAGATGCGGATTCTGGAGTCTGGAAGGGTAGTGGAAAGAGTCCCATGACGCCGGTGAGGGATAGGCAAGATTTGCTGGAGGAATTTGAGGAAGCTGCTACTGGTGGAGGAATACAGAGTTTGGCATTAGGGGCTTTAGATAATAGTTTTCTTGTGAATGATTCAGGAGTTCAAGTTGTGAAAAATTTCAGCCACGGAATCCATGGGaagggtgtttatgtgaaatttGATGAGAAGGATAGGTGGTCCGGAGGCTCAAAACCGAAAAAGGCTCTTTTGATGCGTGGAGAAACTAATATGATGCTAATGAGTCCTTTTAAGGAAGGGAAGCCCCGTTCAACTGGACTTCATCAATTGGATATCGAGACTGGTAAAGTTGTTACTGAATGGAAGTTTGAGAAGGACGGGACTGATATTACCATGAAGGATATAACAAATGATACCAAAGGGTCACAGTTGGATCCTTCTGAATCGACATTTTTGGGTTTGGATGATAACCGGCTGTGTCAGTGGGACATGCGTGATAAGAAGGGAATTGTTCAGACATTAGCAAATACGAGTTCTCCAGTGTTGAATTGGACTCAGGGGCATCAGTTTTCAAGAGGAACAAATTTTCAGTGCTTTGCCACGACTGGTGATGGCTCCATTGTAGTTGGATCACTTGATGGGAAGATTCGCTTGTACTCGAAGACCTCTATGAGGCAAGCAAAGACTGCATTCCCTGGCCTTGGCTCTCCAATTACACATGTTGATGTTACTTACGATGGCAAATGGATACTGGGCACGACTGATACATATTTGATCTTAATATGCACTTTGTTTACGGATAAAGATGGGAAGACCAAAACTGGTTTTACTGGTCGAATGGGAAATAAAATCCCAGCTCCAAGATTATTAAAGCTGACTCCTGTTGATGCGCATATAGCTGGGGCAAACAACAAGTTCCATGGTGGACATTTCTCTTGG GTTACTGAAAGTGGAAAACAAGAACGCCATTTGGTTGCAGCAGTAGGCAAATTTAGCGTGATATGGAATTTCCAACAGGTGAAGGACAGTGCTCATCGTTGCTATCAGAATCAGCAAGGCCTGAAGAGTTGTTATTGTTACAAGATAGTGCCCAAGGATGAATCCATTATTGAGAGTCGTTTCATGCATGACAAGTATGCCGTCAGTGACTCACCGGAGGCTCCCCTGGTTGTAGCAACGCCTATGAAAGTTACTTCCATCAGCATGTCAGGCAAGAAGCGTTGA
- the LOC107006739 gene encoding EKC/KEOPS complex subunit TPRKB, with protein MKAFEVGGTTLCLALFSDVTNSKELLDLMQSATLEPEVAFLNASLIPDVFPVLAAAHKALVAKSRDSLTTRTLHSELVYNFSGSKHISESLKRCGIADNTSYILAARFGASADEMVAIEKLIKGNEIDLKELEQRINQAQIQKHYKISNLELEISSLADAITCRIAARDAL; from the exons ATGAAGGCGTTTGAAGTTGGTGGAACCACCCTTTGTCTTGCCCTTTTCAGCGATGTTACTAATTCTAA AGAACTATTGGACTTAATGCAGTCTGCAACACTGGAGCCAGAAGTAGCATTTTTGAATGCATCACTT ATCCCAGATGTATTTCCTGTTTTAGCAGCTGCACACAAGGCACTTGTAGCTAAATCACGGGATTCACTGACTACACGGACCCTCCATTCTGAGCTTGTTTACAACTTCTCGGGATCTAAGCAT ATTTCAGAGTCTTTGAAAAGATGTGGTATCGCAGACAACACAAGCTACATCCTGGCAGCACGCTTTGGTGCTTCGGCTGATGAG ATGGTGGCCATAGAAAAACTCATAAAGGGCAATGAGATTGACCTGAAGGAATTAGAACAAAGAATAAACCAGGCTCAGATTCAAAAG CATTACAAGATATCTAATCTGGAGCTGGAGATATCGTCACTTGCAGATGCTATAACCTGCAGAATTGCTGCCAGAGACGCTTTATAA
- the LOC107008215 gene encoding probable LRR receptor-like serine/threonine-protein kinase At1g67720: MSTSIFLLWLVSIPLTTHAAINVNQPQGFLLNCGGNEKIQQDSLTYGPDDRFIKTGNKSEIKQEGLVPLLSSVRHFPADAEEKFCYNFPVNKGKKLIIKTIYYYGGFDGGTEPPIFDQIIDGTKWNINTSADYADGLSSYYEVIMVAQNKVLSICLARNEHTTSDPFISAIEVLYLDDSLYNTTDFGKYALVTLARHSFGSHDKLTFPDDKYNRHWDPLVDDNPVVTSQASVTPTTFWNMPPEKVFENSVTASRGKSLVVNWPNFPLPKTYYYLALYFQDNRTPSLYSWRVFDVLVNGVKFFSNLNVTTSGVTVYSTTWPLEGETKITLVPANTSPVGPVIAAGELFQLLPLAGRTLTRDVSVMTDLRKSFNKKPQDWHGDPCLPKDKSWSGVTCSSGTNTRIISLNLTNAGISGALPPSISKLTALSHLWLGSNELTGQIPDLSSLQNLETLHLENNQLEGSIPESLGKLPKLREVFLQNNRLKGSVPGSLRNKNGINLKVSPGNEVSS, from the exons atgtcCACTTCCATTTTCCTCCTTTGGCTTGTTAGCATTCCCCTAACAACTCATGCCGCCATTAATGTTAATCAACCTCAAg GTTTCCTGTTAAATTGTGGTGGAAATGAAAAAATCCAACAAGATTCACTTACATATGGACCGGATGATAGGTTCATAAAAACAGGGAATAAATCAGAGATAAAACAAGAAGGTCTAGTGCCATTGTTGTCTTCTGTTCGTCATTTCCCGGCTGATGCTGAAGAgaaattttgttataatttcCCAGTgaacaaaggaaaaaaattgattatcaaaactatatattattatgGAGGTTTTGATGGAGGCACAGAGCCACCAATATTTGATCAAATCATTGATGGTACAAAGTGGAATATTAATACATCGGCGGATTATGCAGATGGCCTTAGCTCTTATTATGAGGTTATTATGGTTGCTCAAAATAAGGTTTTGAGTATTTGTCTTGCTAGAAATGAGCACACAACTTCTGACCCTTTTATCTCAGCTATTGAAGTGTTGTATCTTGATGATTCCCTTTATAATACTACTGATTTTGGGAAATATGCATTGGTTACTCTTGCTCGTCATAGCTTTGGATCTCATGATAAACTAAC CTTTCCAGATGACAAATATAATCGACATTGGGATCCATTAGTAGACGACAATCCAGTTGTGACAAGTCAAGCCTCGGTAACTCCAACAACATTTTGGAATATGCCACCAGAGAAGGTGTTTGAAAATTCAGTGACAGCCAGTAGAGGGAAGTCTCTTGTGGTAAATTGGCCAAATTTTCCACTTCCTAAGACTTATTACTACCTTGCTTTGTACTTCCAAGATAACAGAACCCCAAGTCTGTATAGCTGGAGAGTTTTTGATGTCTTAGTGAATGGAGTGAAATTCTTTAGCAACCTTAATGTCACAACCAGTGGTGTAACAGTTTATAGCACAACTTGGCCTCTTGAAGGGGAGACGAAGATCACATTGGTTCCTGCGAATACTAGTCCTGTTGGTCCGGTAATTGCTGCTGGTGAACTCTTCCAACTTTTGCCTCTTGCTGGAAGAACTCTCACTAGAGATG TGTCAGTGATGACCGATTTAAGAAAAAGCTTTAACAAAAAACCTCAAGATTGGCATGGTGATCCATGCCTTCCGAAGGACAAGTCATGGAGTGGAGTAACATGTTCTTCTGGCACGAACACACGAATCATCTCCCT GAATTTGACGAATGCTGGAATTTCTGGAGCATTGCCACCAAGCATATCTAAATTAACTGCACTCAGTCATCT GTGGCTTGGAAGCAATGAACTGACAGGTCAAATACCTGATTTAAGCTCATTGCAGAACTTAGAAACTCT GCACTTGGAGAACAACCAGTTGGAAGGATCAATTCCTGAATCATTAGGAAAACTACCTAAACTTCGAGAAGT GTTTCTCCAAAACAACCGTCTCAAAGGGAGTGTTCCAGGAAGCCTAAGAAACAAGAATGGCATAAACCTTAA GGTGTCGCCTGGAAATGAAGTATCAAGTTAG
- the LOC107008216 gene encoding serine/threonine-protein kinase SRK2E, translating into MDRTAVTVGPGMDVPIMHDSDRYELVRDIGAGNFGVARLMRDRQTNELVAVKYIERGEKIDENVKREIINHRSLRHPNIVRFKEVILTPTHLAIVMEFASGGELFERICNAGRFSEDEARFFFQQLISGVSYCHAMQVCHRDLKLENTLLDGSPAPRLKICDFGYSKSSVLHSQPKSTVGTPAYIAPEVLLKKEYDGKIADVWSCGVTLYVMLVGAYPFEDPEEPKNFRKTIQRILNVQYSIPDYVHISPECRHLISRIFVADPAKRISIPEIKNHEWFLKNLPADLMDNTTNNQFEEPDQRMQSIDEIMQIITEATIPAAGTNSLNHYLTGSLDIDDDMEEDLESDPDLDIDSSGEIVYAM; encoded by the exons ATGGATCGGACGGCAGTGACAGTAGGACCAGGTATGGACGTACCGATCATGCACGATAGTGATAGATATGAACTTGTACGGGATATTGGTGCTGGGAATTTTGGTGTTGCAAGGCTTATGAGAGATAGGCAGACTAACGAACTTGTTGCTGTTAAGTACATCGAGAGAGGTGAGAAG ATTGATGAAAATGTTAAGAGAGAAATCATCAACCATAGATCATTGAGGCATCCTAACATAGTCAGATTCAAAGAG GTCATACTGACACCAACTCATTTGGCTATTGTGATGGAATTTGCATCTGGAGGGGAGCTGTTTGAGCGCATATGTAATGCTGGTCGTTTTAGCGAGGATGAg GCACGGTTTTTCTTCCAACAACTCATATCAGGGGTCAGTTATTGTCATGCTATG CAAGTGTGCCATAGAGACTTGAAATTAGAGAATACATTACTGGATGGAAGTCCTGCACCAAGGCTAAAGATTTGTGATTTTGGATATTCTAAG TCCTCGGTGTTGCATTCACAACCTAAGTCAACTGTTGGTACACCTGCATATATTGCTCCAGAGGTGTTATTGAAGAAAGAATATGACGGAAAg ATTGCAGATGTCTGGTCTTGTGGAGTGACTTTGTATGTCATGCTGGTGGGAGCATACCCTTTTGAAGACCCAGAGGAACCTAAAAATTTTCGGAAGACAATACAG CGAATCTTGAACGTACAATATTCAATTCCTGATTATGTACATATCTCTCCTGAATGTCGTCATCTAATATCAAGGATTTTTGTTGCAGATCCTGCAAAG AGGATATCAATCCCTGAGATCAAGAACCATGAGTGGTTCTTGAAGAACCTTCCTGCAGATCTCATGGATAATACTACAAACAACCAGTTTGAGGAGCCAGATCAACGTATGCAGAGCATTGACGAAATCATGCAGATAATAACTGAGGCCACCATTCCTGCTGCTGGGACCAACAGCCTTAATCATTACCTCACTGGAAGCTTGGACATTGACGATGACATGGAAGAAGATTTGGAGAGTGATCCTGACCTCGATATCGATAGCAGTGGAGAGATTGTCTATGCAATGTAA